The genomic window GAGATAGCACTCCATGCCGCTGCATCGTAGCAGTCCATCGGAGCCGGTTTCTTATTTCTGATTGCGTCGATAAAGTCGTACATCATGATAAAGTCCATACCTCCGTGACCAGCTTCTTTGGCTTTCGCTTCAAGTGAGCTCCACAATTTATGGTCATATTTCTTGAACCACTCATCAGAATCATCCCAGTAGTGAGGTTTAGCCGACTTTCCTTCAATGTATACATGATCGCCGTCGTTCATCCACAAGCCATCTGTTCCCTGAATACGGAAACCTAAAGAATAAGGACGTGGAGAGTTGGTATCGTGTGTAACAATAACAGTCTGACCATTTGCACACTTAATCATAGAAGTAACAATATCACCACAGTTAAAGCGTAGTTTAGCCAAAGGATGATTTTCGCCACCGTTATCTACAACGAATTTATGAAGACCACGCGATTGAGTAGCCATTGCCGATAATGAAAGGAAACGGTTACCACGGTTGATGTCCAAACAGTTGGCAACCGGACCGGCACCGTGAGTTGGATACAGGTCGCCGTTACGTGTGATAGAATGGTTTGTTCTCCATTGAGCTTCTGCAAAAGCCTCTTTACCCATCTTCAATTCGCCGCCCGGTATGTAACTATAGTTCTTTCCGTCGTTGAATTTGATATTACGTAAATCGTGCTCGTAACCACAACGGGCATGAATCAACTCGCCGAACAATCCCTGACGGGTCATATTAAGTGCAGCCATCACATCCCTGCGATAACATACATTTTCCATGATATTAAGATGACTGCCGGTTGCTTCGGATACATTAACCAAATCCCAGCACTCTTCAAGCGTATTGGCTGCAGACACCTCAACACCTACGTACGGAACGCCGGCCTTCATAGCTGCAACAGACATAGGTACGT from Macellibacteroides fermentans includes these protein-coding regions:
- a CDS encoding Gfo/Idh/MocA family protein, with the protein product MENTRRSFLKKMTVAGIGTAGLAVANNAVAANLSETQAKKKPAGKDDGKLRFGFIGTGSRCQEHINNVLAIEGNKIVAICDIQQGPLDSTLKHIAKFNVAAPKVYTGSERAFEQMLNNEEFDCVIIASPWEWHVPMSVAAMKAGVPYVGVEVSAANTLEECWDLVNVSEATGSHLNIMENVCYRRDVMAALNMTRQGLFGELIHARCGYEHDLRNIKFNDGKNYSYIPGGELKMGKEAFAEAQWRTNHSITRNGDLYPTHGAGPVANCLDINRGNRFLSLSAMATQSRGLHKFVVDNGGENHPLAKLRFNCGDIVTSMIKCANGQTVIVTHDTNSPRPYSLGFRIQGTDGLWMNDGDHVYIEGKSAKPHYWDDSDEWFKKYDHKLWSSLEAKAKEAGHGGMDFIMMYDFIDAIRNKKPAPMDCYDAAAWSAISGLSEMSVARGGAVVDFPDFTRGQWIHRKPAFAL